One genomic segment of Novisyntrophococcus fermenticellae includes these proteins:
- a CDS encoding alcohol dehydrogenase catalytic domain-containing protein, which produces MAIPKTMKALVAYSKDDYKLEREYSVPACGPDDIIIKTEACGICAGDLKCYHGAAMFWGDKSQPEWVKPPFIPGHEFLGRVVETGANVTEYKYGDRITADQIVPCGKCRFCRNGHYWMCQPHNTFGFQSDNNGGMAEYVRYPKTAVISRVPEDMPLEKALLIEPYGCSKHAVDRSQIQCDDVVVISGAGTLGLGMVTYARMKNPDKLIVLDMKNDRLEKAKEFGADIVMNPGKEDVVQKILDLTDGYGCDIYIEATGHPSSVKQGLSMVRKLGRFVEFSVFGEETKVDWSIIGDRKELDVLGSHLSPYCFPFVIENIANESLKTDGVVTHMFDLEQWEEAFDLASGKKGDLKVAFKF; this is translated from the coding sequence ATGGCAATACCAAAAACAATGAAAGCACTCGTTGCTTACAGTAAAGACGATTATAAGCTTGAAAGGGAGTACTCTGTTCCTGCTTGCGGCCCGGATGATATCATCATAAAGACGGAAGCATGTGGTATATGCGCCGGTGATTTAAAATGTTATCACGGTGCTGCAATGTTCTGGGGGGATAAATCACAGCCGGAATGGGTTAAACCTCCATTTATTCCAGGACATGAGTTTCTTGGGCGTGTGGTTGAAACAGGGGCTAACGTAACAGAATATAAATATGGTGACCGTATTACTGCCGATCAGATTGTACCTTGTGGAAAATGCAGGTTCTGCAGGAATGGTCATTACTGGATGTGTCAGCCTCACAATACATTTGGCTTTCAGTCCGACAATAACGGAGGAATGGCTGAATATGTACGATATCCCAAAACTGCAGTAATCTCCCGGGTTCCGGAAGACATGCCGTTGGAGAAAGCCTTGTTAATTGAGCCTTACGGCTGTTCTAAGCATGCAGTCGACCGGTCACAAATCCAATGTGATGATGTGGTTGTTATTTCCGGAGCAGGGACTTTAGGATTGGGGATGGTTACGTATGCCCGAATGAAGAACCCGGACAAATTGATCGTTCTCGATATGAAAAATGACCGCCTGGAAAAGGCTAAAGAGTTCGGTGCGGATATTGTGATGAATCCCGGAAAAGAAGATGTAGTGCAAAAAATCCTTGATTTAACTGATGGATATGGCTGTGATATATATATTGAGGCAACGGGCCACCCATCCAGCGTTAAGCAGGGGTTGAGTATGGTTCGAAAGTTAGGTCGTTTCGTTGAGTTCAGTGTATTCGGAGAAGAGACAAAAGTCGACTGGTCAATTATTGGCGATCGTAAGGAATTGGATGTGCTTGGTTCGCATCTCAGTCCCTATTGCTTCCCGTTTGTCATTGAAAATATTGCAAATGAAAGCTTGAAAACTGACGGAGTCGTTACACATATGTTCGATCTTGAGCAATGGGAAGAAGCTTTTGATCTTGCTTCGGGGAAGAAAGGGGATTTAAAAGTAGCGTTTAAATTCTAA